In Serinicoccus marinus DSM 15273, the genomic stretch GCAGCACGTGGTGGCGATGTTCGGCGCCACCTTCCTCGTCCCGCTCATCACCGGCTTCCCGCCGAGCACGACGCTGCTCTTCAGCGGCCTCGGCACGGCGCTGTTCCTGCTCGTCACGGCGGGCCAGGTGCCGTCCTACCTCGGCTCCAGCTTCGCCTTCCTCGCGCCGATCGCCGCCGCGCAGGCGGAGCACGGGCCGGCCGGTGCCCTCGGCGGGGTGGTGCTGGCCGGAATCGGCCTCGCGGCCGTCGGGATGGTCGTGCAGCTCGTCGGGCACCACTGGATCGCCCGCCTCATGCCGCCGGTGGTCACCGGCACCATCGTCGCGCTCATCGGGCTCAACCTCGCGCCCGCCGCGTGGGGCAACGTCCAGGAGGCCCCGGTCACGGCGCTGGCCACCCTCGTCGCGATCCTGCTCTGCACCGTCCTCTTCCGCGGTCTGCTCGGCCGCCTGTCGATCCTGCTCGGCGTCCTCGTGGGGTATGCCGTCGCGCTGCTCCGCGGCGAGGTCGACACCTCCGTGCTCGCCGACGCCGGCTGGCTGGGTGCGCCGCCGCTCATGGCCCCGGAGTTCCACCTCGGGGTGGTGGGGCTCTTCCTGCCGGTCGTCCTCGTCCTCGTGGCCGAGAACGTCGGGCACGTGAAGTCGGTGGCGCAGATGACCGGTGACTCGGCCGACGCGCTCGACCACATGCTGGGGCACACCCTGCTCTCCGACGGTCTGGCGACCACCCTCGCCGGGGCCGGCGGTGGTTCGGGGACCACCACCTACGCCGAGAACATCGGCGTCATGGCGGCGACGCGGGTCTACTCCACGGCGGCCTACTGGGTGGCGGCCCTCACCGCGGTCGCCCTGGCCTTCCTGCCGAAGTTCGGGGCGCTCATCCAGACCGTGCCCGCCGGCGTGCTCGGCGGCGCCGCCACGGTGCTCTACGGCATGATCGGGATCCTCGGCGTGCGCATCTGGGTGGAGAACCGCGTCGACTTCGGCAACCCGATCAACCTCTCGACCGCGGCGGTCGCCCTCGTCGTCGGGATCGCGAACTACACCTGGGCCACCGGTGCGCTGACCTTCGAGGGCATCGCGCTCGGCACGGCCGCCGCCCTGCTCGTCTTCCACGGGATGCGGGCGATCAACCGGGTGACCGGGGCGGTCGACCCCCGACCCGCGCCGGGTGCCGCCCCGCGGGAGCGGGCCGGTAGACTGGAGGACCGAACCACCCACCCGAAGGGACATCACTCGTGAGTGCACTGCAGGTCGAGCTCGTCGCAGCGGACCGCAAGGTCTGGGAGGGCGAGGCGTCGATGGTGAGCGCCCGCAGCATCGAGGGCGACCTCGGCATCATGCCGGGCCACACCCCCGTGCTCGCGGTCCTGGTCCAGGGTCAGGTGCGCATCACCGCCGGAGGCTCGGCGCAGGAGGTCACCATCGACGGGGGCTTCCTCTCCGTCGACGAGGACAAGGTGGTCATCGTCGCCGAGCGGGTCGACGCCGGCTCGCTGGCCACGAGCTGACCCTCCCCTCCCGCACATGACCGGCTCCCTCGTCCTGGTGCTCATGGCCGTCGTCGGCGGCCTGGTCATCCTGGGACTGGGGCTGTTCACCTTCCACCTGGCCGGGCAGCGGGGCAGCACCTGCCCGTCGATGCCCGCCGCCTACCGCTCCGACGACGCCGAGGCGTGGCGTCGCGGCACCCTGTGCTTCACCGAGGACCGCCTCGCCCTCCGGGGACGGGGCGGTCTGTCCGTCGGCCCGTGGATGCGCGGCAACCTCGACCTCGGCGTGGCCGGCGCGCTGGATCCGCAGGACGCCGCGGACCTGGGTGGCGCCCAGCTCATCCAGGTGCCGGTGCGCTACGGCACGGCACGCTTCGAGCTCGCGCTCGGCGAGCAGCACTACACCGCGCTGCGGTCCTGGGTCGAGGCCGTCCCCCCGGGCTGGAACTCCCAGGTCGCCTAGGCCTGCTCCCGCCCGCCGCCGGGCTGCCACAGGACCTCGCCATCGCCGGCCCGCGCCGCGACCCGGGCCAGGATGAAGAGCAGGTCGGAGAGCCGGTTGAGATAGGTCGCGGTGAGGGGGTTGACCCCGCCCTCGCCCTTCTCCGCGCCCTCGCCCGAGGGCTGGTCGCCGTACTCCGCGAGGGCTGCCCAGGTGGACCGCTCGGCGCGTCGGGCGACGGTGCGCGCCTGGTGGAGCAGGGCCGCCCCGGCCGAACCACCGGGCAGGACGAACGAGCGCAGCGTCGGCAGGTCGGCGTTGTAGCGGTCGCAGTCGGCCTCCAGCTCCTCGACCCACTCGGCCCGGACGCGCAGCGGCTCCCAGGGATAGCTCGCCCGCAGCGGCATGCACAGGTCGGCCCCCACGTCGAAGAGGTCGTTCTGGACGCGGGCGAGGGTGCTCCGGATCTCCTCCGGAAGGTCACCGCAGGCCAGCGCGACCCCGATCACCGAGTTGGTCTCGTCAGTGTCCGCGTAGGCCGCCAGCCGCACGTCGGTCTTGGACGTCCGGCCGTTGTCGCCCAGCGCGGTGCTGCCGTCGTCGCCGGTGCGGGTGTAGATGCGCGTCAGGTTGACCATGACCGCATGCTGTCACGCCCCGCTCCGCGTGGCTCAGGTGACCAGGGTCGCCGCGACCCGACGGTCGTCCGCCGCCGCCGTGAGCGCGCCGTCCGGCGCACGGAGGGCGGCGCCGACCCCGCCGAAGTACATCGAGCTCGGCGGGTGCTCGAACCGGGTCAGCCCGGCGGCGTCGAGGTTGGCGGCGATCTCCTTGTCGCTCTCGTGGTCGATCCGGGTGCTACCGTCCTGCATTCGGCGCGGGTGCATCCGGGGGCGATCCACCGCCGTCTGGAGGTCCTCGCCGTGCCGGGCCATGTGGGTGAGCACCTGGGCCAGCGCCGTCGTGATCCGGTCGGCGCCGGGGGTGCCGATGGCCAGGACCGCGCCGTCGTCGCGCCGGGCGGTCGTCGGGGCCATGTTGGAGGCGAGCCGGGTGCCGGGTGTCAGCGCGTGCAGGCCGAGCCGGTTGAGCTCCAGCTCGCCCAGGGAGTTGTTGGCGACCAGGCCGGTGCCCTGGATCGTCATGCCCGAGCCGTAGCCCGCCGACGCGGTGAGCGCGCACGCCATACCGTCGCCGTCCACCACCGACACGTGCGCGGTCGAGGGCGAGGTCGGCAGCCCGGTCGCCCCGATCTGGTGCAGCGTCTGCAGCAGCTCGGCGCCGGCGGCCTCGAGGTCCTCGGCGGTGTCGATGCGGTCCAGCCGGATGTCGAGCACCTCCTTCATCACCAGCGCGGCCTGGGCCGGCTCGATCTCGCCACTGGTCGCCCCCAGCAGCCGCAGCAGCGCGGTGAGCACCGGGCCGCCGATCGACGGCGGAGGGTTGCAGCCGAGGTCCCACGAGCCGAGGCGGCTGCGCAGGGCGGTCCGGACCACCGGTTGGTATGCCTCGAGGTCGGCGAGCGAGAGCAGGCCGCCGCGCTCGCGCATGTCGGCGTCGATCGCCCGGGCGATGTCCCCGCGGTAGGCCGTGGCGGCACCCTCGGCGCCGAGGTGCTCCAGGGTGTCGGCGAGCACCGGGTCGGCGACGTGGTGCCCGACCGGCGGTGGTCCGCCGTCCACGGTGAGCAGCGCGCGGGTCGCCGGGTCCCAGGCCAGGATCGTGTCGGTCACGAGGACGAGGTAGGACTGCGCGGTGCGGCTCAGCGGGTAGCCGCGGCGCGCGACGTCGGCCGCGGGCTGCATGAGCTCGGACCAGGGCGCGGCACCGAAGCGCTGGTGCGCCCA encodes the following:
- a CDS encoding uracil-xanthine permease family protein, producing the protein MRWTVHGDGRRIAPGEVVGPGERLAWLPTVGIGMQHVVAMFGATFLVPLITGFPPSTTLLFSGLGTALFLLVTAGQVPSYLGSSFAFLAPIAAAQAEHGPAGALGGVVLAGIGLAAVGMVVQLVGHHWIARLMPPVVTGTIVALIGLNLAPAAWGNVQEAPVTALATLVAILLCTVLFRGLLGRLSILLGVLVGYAVALLRGEVDTSVLADAGWLGAPPLMAPEFHLGVVGLFLPVVLVLVAENVGHVKSVAQMTGDSADALDHMLGHTLLSDGLATTLAGAGGGSGTTTYAENIGVMAATRVYSTAAYWVAALTAVALAFLPKFGALIQTVPAGVLGGAATVLYGMIGILGVRIWVENRVDFGNPINLSTAAVALVVGIANYTWATGALTFEGIALGTAAALLVFHGMRAINRVTGAVDPRPAPGAAPRERAGRLEDRTTHPKGHHS
- a CDS encoding F0F1 ATP synthase subunit epsilon yields the protein MSALQVELVAADRKVWEGEASMVSARSIEGDLGIMPGHTPVLAVLVQGQVRITAGGSAQEVTIDGGFLSVDEDKVVIVAERVDAGSLATS
- a CDS encoding DUF2550 family protein, whose protein sequence is MTGSLVLVLMAVVGGLVILGLGLFTFHLAGQRGSTCPSMPAAYRSDDAEAWRRGTLCFTEDRLALRGRGGLSVGPWMRGNLDLGVAGALDPQDAADLGGAQLIQVPVRYGTARFELALGEQHYTALRSWVEAVPPGWNSQVA
- a CDS encoding cob(I)yrinic acid a,c-diamide adenosyltransferase, with the protein product MVNLTRIYTRTGDDGSTALGDNGRTSKTDVRLAAYADTDETNSVIGVALACGDLPEEIRSTLARVQNDLFDVGADLCMPLRASYPWEPLRVRAEWVEELEADCDRYNADLPTLRSFVLPGGSAGAALLHQARTVARRAERSTWAALAEYGDQPSGEGAEKGEGGVNPLTATYLNRLSDLLFILARVAARAGDGEVLWQPGGGREQA
- a CDS encoding gamma-glutamyltransferase — encoded protein: MTRPAAIAAPNTYATEAARHALDSGGTAVDAAVAAMMTATVTEPGVISTLGGCFINVWADGADPVVVDGNVEMPGRGMSADVRGAGLIEAASDYGGGMVTYVGPGSVATPGMLAAMGWAHQRFGAAPWSELMQPAADVARRGYPLSRTAQSYLVLVTDTILAWDPATRALLTVDGGPPPVGHHVADPVLADTLEHLGAEGAATAYRGDIARAIDADMRERGGLLSLADLEAYQPVVRTALRSRLGSWDLGCNPPPSIGGPVLTALLRLLGATSGEIEPAQAALVMKEVLDIRLDRIDTAEDLEAAGAELLQTLHQIGATGLPTSPSTAHVSVVDGDGMACALTASAGYGSGMTIQGTGLVANNSLGELELNRLGLHALTPGTRLASNMAPTTARRDDGAVLAIGTPGADRITTALAQVLTHMARHGEDLQTAVDRPRMHPRRMQDGSTRIDHESDKEIAANLDAAGLTRFEHPPSSMYFGGVGAALRAPDGALTAAADDRRVAATLVT